The Topomyia yanbarensis strain Yona2022 chromosome 3, ASM3024719v1, whole genome shotgun sequence nucleotide sequence ATACCAAAACAGACGATTTACAATGGACCAGACGTTTACTCTGCGATATATCTTGGACAAATTTCGAAAATACGACAAGCGGACTCACCATCCGATTGTGAATTTCCAGGCAGCGTACGATtaagtgaaacgaaacgaaaagggcAGATAACGATGGTTAAACAAGAATAATCAGAGAGATATCTCACATTAAATTGGTTGAAACCAAGCGATGGGATTTCAAATTTGTTGTTCCATATAACGCTCGAAGGTGCGATACGGATTTGttgtgcaaaggaacggaactAATATCACGATATCTCACAATTACtggcataaaaaatattttgaaaacttgtaTTCTTACTGTAGAACTAACAAGAATGGTTCCTGAACGAACAACATGAGCGACGTTAGAATgtaattttaagaaatttttcaGCATTGCTAATTTTTAGGTTACAAATAGACCTTAACAGTGCGTCTTGAATAAGTCGGTTGAACTGCTATTTTAAAATGCTTTATACTGCtgtagtgtattgaaaatgcTACCTACTAGTAAGAAGCATTTGTAGAGTACTAAATATCAATTCATTAATGAATATAACTTTAACTTGAAATTGAGTTTGGGCACACAATTCCTAAATGAGGTGAAAAACACTATTGAGTTctgcaagatgacgacacgaatgaactcttgCTGATTGAAGTtcacgtttgacaattctcggtggtatgattactttgtcagttgcgtgagttcgagtgcaacgggtgctcacctgtcacattcgaactcacgtaactcctatgtaaacaaaccaccgagaattgtcaaacgaagttcattattttgtggggttatgccggttggtgtaaaaccaggggggtgtcactcctgtcatccgctattgagacatacagactttgacagtagtcaacatatgtgggCCTAGCCGGCTCTAGGTCCAtgtcgcccgtgcaatagcattgggttgttttgatttcaacaaaggcagatgttggctaggacaaaatggctgcctagcaggagcctgtgtaaaacctaatttggAATGCTTTTGTTTCTTTGTTGAGTGCAGAGCAAATCTACGGATTTAATGTCGCgagaatctggcatcgctgcgcTCGTTGCAGATCAGTCCGTTATCGCCCGTCGGCCCGAACACATCGAGTAGAGAAGAAGCAGCACGTACCATGCGAATGCGTCTTTACACCCACATAAATATGCAACCGTAGTGAGCGGAGAGTCAGTTGCAATTGGATCGCCGACAAGTTACCAACTAACAAGAGGAAATTGCCAACCATTTGTCGACGAGTGAACATCAGTGCTTGGAAATAAATTACGAAGTGCAGATTTGCTCCGTGTTTTCTTCCAACACAACTCGCTTCTGCTACATAAAAGAATTATGAGAAATTTTCCGCTCGTTCAAAGAATAATTGAAATTTCCGCCCATTTCAAAGAATTATAGAAATTTTCCATTCATTCCTAAAGAGTTAATGAAACTTTCCTTCGGGTTTGCGAACCACTTAAGAGAGCCGTGGGGCTTCGACGAAGTTCATTCGAGTTCGTGCTACAAAGTGGCTTGATTCACTGGGGATCTGCCAATCAACTCGACCAGCAGCAAGGTACAGTCCACCCTGGATTCAACAACCTCCTTTACCCGAAAGAagtgttgctgttactgtcttcAGAATCGAAACTGAACGGGCAACTCAGTCTTCTTCATATGTGGTCTTCGCTTTTATCCCATATTATAAGGGCAATTTTCAGTAGACATTGTTTGAGgatttactgaatgtatggtccagtctgacattttcttgttcgtttactgttgtgatccgtgttcaacgAGTAACTACTCcgaaatttcttcttaaaggaaattatgaaacttggtttggtcCTAAGGTTATgtgaaatatatatattttggagaaaaaaaacgcAATTTAAGGGCAAGTAAAGCTCtacatctataaattctgatgaaatgaatttaTCACACAAGATAAAaaaacatggatccaaaactcaaAGAGAAAactctttcaatcatctttcatttaatgttgataatgacaaacaggattcttaatccaaagttgcaataaaaaaatcttcgtttattacaatgactcgaagtGTCTACTTTAGTCCATTCAAATGTAAAGATTTGAATTTAAGctaattgtattttaccaggcaggataggatcacGAAGAAGTGTCATTCTAGGTTACATTAGCTATCTCGTAGAGGgagaaaagaaatataaaaGGAACGAATACATGATAAAAATCCGTTAATATaataatcaacatcttgaaaatgTAAGAATATCGAATAAATTTGATCAACACCTTTCCACATCTTCTTGTTCATAAAATACCATTGGCGCCCAGAAACAAGTGAGAGGCGAGATGAGATCTATCTCATTTCATAGCGAAGAACACCCAATAGAGTCAGTGTGATCTTAAAGCTTGAACAAACCAGACGTGTTTAGCAGTCGTAGTTTCCGAAAGCCCTTAGCAACGATCCTCGGCCATAGCATACTGGCGACGAGAATAAAAAGAAACGTGGTACAATCacggtgtaaggaaaattggaCGTTTGCGTTTTAATTGAAATCGTAAAAAACGCTATGGCAACGACAGTagaagatgaaaataaaatggtCACTGTGACCGtagacaaaaggacaaaaggaaaGTTTCCTGTGTATGTACCTGGGTTAAATGTGAACTCTTATCTACAAACAGTAGATATATTTTTTGCTTTGAATAGAACTCCAGACGACGAAAAGGCGTTGGAATTCATAACCAGTGTTGGTCAAGAGACGGCCAACCGAATAATTGGCAGTTTCAAACCGAATAGGATCGTTGATAAAACATACGCGCAAATAGTGGATAAGTTTAAAGTCTTACACGAAGAGAACAAAAATGTGTTCGCTGAACGGCATCGGTTGATAACGCGGAAACAAGAAGAGGGCGAATCGCTGGACGATTTCGCTATAGATTTACAGAACATTGTTGAACATTGTAGTGTGAGCGTAGATACGGAAGCTACATTAGTGCAATCAGTATTCGTGGCAGGGATTCGGAATGAAAAAACAAGAGAGACTATGTTACGGGATGCAAACCATACGCTAAACCTAGCTCAACTACTAGAAAAAGCTAAAACAGTTGAGATAGCCGCCTTCGAGGCTCGAAAAATGTCTAAGCAAAGTTCCAGCATGGTTAATTATGTGGGTCAAAACAATTCAGTGCGTAACAGAAGTTTCATCAAACCAGGAAGGTTCCACGAAAGTGCATGTTCCGGGCAAGGACCGAAGGATATTTCGAGTCATCGAGGAAATTTTAAAGTTAGCAGCGACACGGTGTGCTACAATTGTTATAATAAAGGTCATTTGTCTTATAACTGCACGCTGCCCAAAGTTAAGAAGCCACGTCATGGATCTCCAATACCTAGAAATAATTCAGTGAGGAAGAGAGCTTTCGAAGAACGGATCAACCAATTATCAGCAGCCATGGAAGATCTCAAAATGAGTTTAGGCGACGAGAATGCTACAGGTGATGATCAGTCAGGGGAAGAACTGGACACCGAGGATGCCCAATCGAATTGGATTAACAATATATTGCTCGGTAAGTCAAACATTTCAACACCAGCTTTTGTGGAATTAAATGTGGAGGGTCAAAGCTTGTTGATGGAATGCGATACTGGTGCTAGTGCGACAATTTGTTCATTAGATACATATAAAGAAAAGTTTAATAAGTGTACACTACTACCAGATAGTCGAAGCTTTTTCGTTATCTCTGGCGAAACTGTAAACGTGGTGGGAAAGATAAGAGTTAAAGTGAAATTGAAAGCGAAAACACTAACTTTATCGATATTGGTGATCAAATCTCCTCGAAATTTTGTGTCTCTGTTAGGTCGAGACTGGCTAAGCGCAATCTGGCCTCAGTGGAGAGAAACGTTTAATCTTAATTCTCTCTGCGAAAGTAAAAGACAACAGTGGGTGAAgaaaactgttgaaaatttgaaaactcaGTACGCGCCGGCGTTCGATGAGGATCTAACAGAACCGATTAAAGGGGTCGAAGTAGACATCAGAATGGATAGCAATGCAAATCCGGTGGTACACAAACCATACACAGTCGCATTTAAACACAGAGATATCGTTGGGGCACATTTAGATGATTTAGAAGCTAAAGGTATTCTTGAGAAGGTAGAATATACCGAGTGGGCATCACCCATAGTAGTGGTAGTGAAACCAAATAAAAAAGATATTCGAATATGTATGGACGGGTCCAAGACTGTAAACCCACACATTATTACCCATCATTATCCTCTTCCAGTTATCGAAGAGCTCATTACAAATAAAAGTGGTGCAAAAAAATTCGCTCTAATTGATTTGAGAGGAGCCTATCAGCAACTCGTGCTCTCGGAAGCTTCCAAAAAGCTCTTAGTAATAAACACACATCAGGGATTGTATGCCTACCGCAGATTACCGTTCGGGGTTAAACCGGCAGCCACAATTTTCCAATCCGTTATGGACtctattttacgagatattgcAAAAGTTCAAACGTACATCGATGATATCTTAATTTGGGCTGATTCCGATGATGAGCTGTTAGATAAGATCAAAATAGTGTTAGGAAGGCTTATGCACCataacgttaaaatcaatgccgAGAAATGTGAATGGTTTGTCTCCCAAGTGAAATATTTGGGTCACATTCTTTCGGAGGCGGGTGTGTCGCCAAATCCGGAGAAGGTGAATGCGATAACGGCCGTGTCAGTGCCAAAGTCAAAAACACAACTGAAATCATTTCTCGGTATGATAACATTTTATGGTAAATTCGTTCCTAAATTGAGCGTTATTCTCTCTCCACTTTATAACCTTCTGACAAAGAATAGTAAATGGAGTTGGGATCAAAAATGCAATGAAGCTTTCGAGAAGAGCAAGAGAGCCATTTGTAGTGCAAAAGTTCTAACACATTTTGATCCATCTAAGTCCATCACAGTAACATGCGACGCAAGTGATGACGGGATTTCAGGCATATTGAGCcataagataaacgaaattgaAATGCCGGTGTTTTTTGTGTCGCGTCGATTGTcgacaactgaaaaaaaatatccaaTATTACACAGGGAAGCATTAGCTGTGGTATTTGCCATGGAAAAATTCTATAAATATGTCTTAGGACAGAAAATATCTATTATCACGGATCACAAACCATTACTGGGAATATTTAATAGCAAAAAAGGGGGCCCGTCAGTAATTGCAACTAGGCTACAGAGGTATTTTTTACGATTATCTATATTTGATTACACTATCACTCATATGGCTGGAAAAGATAATTGTGTGGCAGACTGCTTGTCAAGATTACCTTTGGACCAAAATCTGAGTTCAGCCGACTTAGAAGAAAGTGAGCGTAGCTCTTTCATGGAACTCAATTATCTAGTAGACGACCAACATGTGAATCTCAACTCTAAAATTATAGGTCAAGAGTCAGCTAACGATTCTACTTTGTCAAAAGTATTAAATTTTGTACAAAATGGTTGGCCAAGTCATGTAAAAGATAAACAATTGAATAACTTTTTCGGTAAAAGACATGAATTAAGCATAGAGTCAGATTGTTTAATTTTCGGTGAAAGAGTGGTTATTCCGACCGCCTTgaaaattccgtctcttcaaTTGTTACATGCAAACCACCGTGGCatacaaaaaatgaaacaaatcgcCAGAAGGTATTTATACTGGCCCAGTTTCGGATCAGACATCGAAAGCTACGTAGGTTCTTGCAAACAATGTCAAATTTTAGGAATAGATAGAACCCCAAGAGTGTACGGCAATTGGCCCGCTACATCTAAACCGTTTGAGCGTGTCCACAtagattttttccataaatTTAATCGCACCTTTCTGATATTAGTTGATGCATACTCCAGGTGGATTGAGGTCCGCAGAATGGTTAAAACTAATGCAGATAACGTTGCACAAGAGCTGGATAACATTTTTTCTGTGTTTGGATTTGCATCAACTATTGTCAGCGACAATGGGCCTCCATTCAACAGCTTCCACTTCAAAAAATACTGTGAGTCTAGAAACTGCGAACACATTCTGTCGCCTCCCTACCACCCCGCCAGCAATGGGCTAGCAGAAAGGGCAGTACAAACCACAAAAGCGGTGTTGGGGAAACTAATAAAAGAGAACGATTCCTTTTCATCATTACAGATCGACcatgaaatcaaaaaattttTGCATCACCACCATCAATCACCAACTACCGAAGACAACATAATACCGAATGGACGAATTTTTGCTTTCCCACCTCGCACGAAGCTGTCTGCTCTAAGAGGGAATAATAAAACATTCCATTACGACGACAACGCTCAAAATACGCCAACAGTTTTCAAAACCAACAGTAAAATAATTTATACATATAAATCAAATGGTAGAGCACTTAGCACAGAAGGTaccatattaaaaaaaatatcgaatCTAACTTATTTGATAGACGTAAATGGCGGCACCCGTAAAGCGCATAGAAATCAATTAAAACACATTCCCCAGAAACCATTCGTTCTGAAAAATTCTATCGCTCCGGAGTTAGCGGCAGAATACGATCTACAAAACGAAACAATCAGGTCAGAGATTAAAACAGAACATAAACATACACCATCAAGTGCATTGCCTAAACTAAAAACAAAACCAGTGTTACGGCGATCTACTAGATATATAAAATCAAAGTACAAAAATCTTAATTTAGGGCAACTAGTTAAGAAGAAGAAATCCAAATGAAATAATTAAGTTTATTTTTGAACACCCAAACATTGCATaatattgaatttaaaaaaagatgaATTATGAATTTAAGGAGGGAGATGAGAGGCGAGATGAGATCTATCTCATTTCATAGCGAAGAACACCCAATAGAGTCAGTGTGATCTTAAAGCTTGAACAAACCAGACGTGTTTAGCAGTCGTAGTTTCCGAAAGCCCTTAGCAACGATCCTCGGCCATAGCAAGGAGAAAATATATGTTTTCTGttgagaaaatatattttttctgttgagAATGGGACTATGTTAATATTTAAATTCATCTGAATACACTATCTAGTCTAATCTAGTCTaatctacacatacacagccaatacatgtagggatcctggaaaattgcagacattcgtccaaaatttttcttgtcattattaatgtttgtggcacatattgaatatggcacaagcattaaagcggccaggccaactgcgcagcgtacaaaataacgatggttcaaaattatacggcaatcaaattattcattcaatgaataatttaatcaacggattattttgaaccttgaataaggatgAAACGTgcctttgctaagagggttagtgtcactcctttggccctaggttcctgggatgggacagaagtatttagccctgccctggctaatgagccagggttatagcgcccttactcgctcttTAAATTCATCTGAATACACTGTTCATCTAAACCCAACtattttttgtaagtccttgttaatagacttcttaaccaataggctCCGCGTACAtctaaaaactaatttttttttaaatacttcTCGGATGATTTTACACTTGTCACGAAGTTGAAGATAATGAAGATAATGAAGATTCTCACTTTTTGTATTATTTGAAGTGCCAATAAGTAGCAAAATGCGAATCAATTTgattaaaaaacttaagttttcaaacaaaaacctttaaaataaaaaaatgttctagaccccccgacagacTATTTTGCTTCTggtttcatatcctgaagttttacTGATGCCGAATGTTTATGAATAAACCTGTTCGACAAAGATATCGTGAGAAACGTGGCAAACCTGATAACATTTGTCGTTTTGACATTAAAGTggaacaaaaaatagtttttcacaCGCTAGTCCCCGACCAGATTTGATgctttttctttcaataaaattccaacCAGAACCACTCGCACAAGTGGCTTGATaatatttcaatttccttttatTCGGTGAATTAAAACGATGCAATTCTGATTTATTGTATTGAATATTGTTTATTAAATGTTTTTCCATGCCAACTATGTTTGAAATAATCAACATAACAGTCTAAAATATCGGAAAATGATTAATTCTGAGCAAATTTTGGatttaatgaaaacaaaaaattaaatataaactTCCATTATTTTGTTCAAAGCATGAATGATTCGTTTCAATGGAGATCGACTCGAACCCTTGCGCAAATGACCCACTCGACGAGCGAGACACAATTCgatacaaaaatattcaaacaattcgactgtttttttttcgtggtCGACTTTCGAACCAAAACAAAAGCATTCAATACCTCCGTTCCTATAGGTAAGGTACGGCCACACAAATTGAGTGCAACTGTGAGTGAGACTTTGAGTAGGCAAATAGGATTACATGCTGCAGGCATTTTACGCCGGAATATTGTGTCCACTTACCCGAAAGGGCAGTTGAAATTGATGGAGTAATCATCCGAACGGAACTAACGTGCGAGAATCTAACTAGTACCGGGTAAAGAGAATTCAGCCATGCAGATTCTATTACGTTCAGCAAAAAGTTTTGCCAAACTGTGTTCTCTTGAATCGAGTTCGTCTGCTTACCAGttattctatttatttattttattttaattattcatttgattttatACTTCATGTGACAAAATATGGTCTAAAATTGTTTtccagcaaaaaaaaactatgttaaCAAAAAACCTGATGTTTGAGGCGTTCAAAagtttaaacaaatattcattgCAGATAACTTAATTTTGTTTAATGATGAATGGACCGTTCAAGCACACGAGAATGAAAAtacgaagaatttaaaataaaaattatgaaaatcggttgactGATTTTTGAGATACCACGTTCACTGCAACGGTCCTTTTCAAGCAACTCCATTCCGAAATAATCATGttcaaagttttgtgttaacttcattcgtaGATAGAACAAGCGCACTGCAAGCGGCTATAGTGTAGTGCTCCGagctggatgaaatttcgcacagagaATTCCGAtggtatgtactttcagaacacgcaataattttttttcgatttttcgagacTCAACtttatatataaccccttaaactaCACAAAATTACTGTTAAGTATCAGTATTAGATACATCGTATGTActttaaaatggaaaaaagagGAAATACCatttacgtacaaaataaaatgaaaagcgTCTAAGTGGAAACCCTAGAGTACGCCAGATGTGGTTGatttagaaaatatatttcgaCAACTTTCTATTCGCGATACGATAAATATAATTCGAGTAATTTCAAGACTCTTTTCTGTTCcgaatttttgcaatttaaagaaTGATGATGGTTGTTTAATACGGCTGAAAGCTTTACTAAAGTCAGTATAAATAATTTCCGTCATCATAGTATATAAGTACCTTCATGCAGTTTTGTTCCCAAATCACCTTTATCtgctatatgaaataaaacAGAATCAAACAAAAAATGCTCCCTGTCTTGGCCTAGATCAGTTTGTCTAGCCTAATTCGAACAGCTGCTTCCCTGTTTGATGAACTGGAAGAAAATCGCTACCATATATGAAGCTCACACCCACAGAAATCGACGTCGGCCTCCAACCAACCAACCGACCAACTGCAGAAACACCAAAACAACGCTGAAATCTTGTTCCTCGCGAAAACTTTCGCAATTTCTCAATCGCAACTTTTGTTCCTGCCCGCAAcctcaccaccaccaccacctccGGATCGGGTTGGATACACCTTCCCACTAGTAGCTGGTAGCTTCCGTAGGCAGCAGCACCCGTGTGCACTTCCCTGTTTGCGTTTAATCAAAAAACTTTCCTGATAACAATAAATTTATATTAACTTATCCTATTTTTATAGGACTTCATTAGAGTGGGCGAAAAAAAAGAGGAAAACTGCTGGGAACCGAGTAGAGGATAAAACTTTTTCCCAGCCATAATAGTGCCTTTCTTTGTGTCAATTTCCGGCGAGTTTTATTTTCATCTCTAGCAAAGTTTGATTCGCGTGGCGGCAATACTTTCTGCGATATCATGCTGCAATTCTTTCTCTCTCTTCCGCCCCCACCAAGAAGACACCCGGTATGTCGATTATGTAATTGATCGCGTTACAACGAACATGAAAAATTTATTGCCTTTCGGGGTCGGATGAGAAGAGCGGAACCAATATCTGTTGGGTAGAAATGTACGATTGAACTGTTTGCGGATAAATATGCACATAATTGTGTTTGTTTAATCGGAGGAGTGAATGTAAAAAGTCCCGATATTGCTTTCATGATTTTAAAACGAACCAGA carries:
- the LOC131686795 gene encoding uncharacterized protein LOC131686795; its protein translation is MKKKWVSVQEKLKLDVVQKLMRGVKRNVRATPDDEKALEFITSVGQETANRIIGSFKPNRIVDKTYAQIVDKFKVLHEENKNVFAERHRLITRKQEEGESLDDFAIDLQNIVEHCSVSVDTEATLVQSVFVAGIRNEKTRETMLRDANHTLNLAQLLEKAKTVEIAAFEARKMSKQSSSMVNYVGQNNSVRNRSFIKPGRFHESACSGQGPKDISSHRGNFKVSSDTVCYNCYNKGHLSYNCTLPKVKKPRHGSPIPRNNSVRKRAFEERINQLSAAMEDLKMSLGDENATGDDQSGEELDTEDAQSNWINNILLGRDWLSAIWPQWRETFNLNSLCESKRQQWVKKTVENLKTQYAPAFDEDLTEPIKGVEVDIRMDSNANPVVHKPYTVAFKHRDIVGAHLDDLEAKGILEKVEYTEWASPIVVVVKPNKKDIRIFIEELITNKSGAKKFALIDLRGAYQQLVLSEASKKLLVINTHQGLYAYRRLPFGVKPAATIFQSVMDSILRDIAKVQTYIDDILIWADSDDELLDKIKIVLGRLMHHNVKINAEKCEWFVSQVKYLGHILSEAGVSPNPEKVNAITAVSVPKSKTQLKSFLGMITFYERNSFEMQFIFPYQPQTSPIPRFPSLTDLSACRVADK